Within Micromonospora parathelypteridis, the genomic segment TGGGCGCTGCACTGCTGCGTGGTCCTCACGGCCAGCAGCACGCCCGTCCCGGCGGCCAAACTGGCGGAGCTGCACGACGTCTCCGGCAGCTACCTCGCCAAGCAGCTCCAGTCCCTCGCCCGTGCGGGCCTGATCCACTCCGTTCAGGGCAAGTCGGGCGGTTACGTCCTGACCCGCGCACCGGAGAGCATCACCCTGCTCGACGTGGTCCGGGCCGTCGACGGTCCAGGCCCCACCTTCGTCTGCACGGAGATCCGCCAGCGCGGCCCCTTCGCGACTCCGGCCGA encodes:
- a CDS encoding RrF2 family transcriptional regulator, which encodes MKMSGGVEWALHCCVVLTASSTPVPAAKLAELHDVSGSYLAKQLQSLARAGLIHSVQGKSGGYVLTRAPESITLLDVVRAVDGPGPTFVCTEIRQRGPFATPADSCTTPCPVARAMWAAEDAWRQALAAVTIADLARDVDTSSGPEAMAGIQTWLTGEKAG